In one Lycium barbarum isolate Lr01 chromosome 7, ASM1917538v2, whole genome shotgun sequence genomic region, the following are encoded:
- the LOC132601710 gene encoding uncharacterized protein LOC132601710 produces MTCNNAGCPRWVFVLYLIIQGKLYTRDRLLKRGMINDQTCPVCEATEESIQHLFFECPISSYIWCKILKWQGYTRQAMRWHDELQWAVKFAANKSSKAEIYRMAMDATVYYIWQLRNNSLSESIQDW; encoded by the coding sequence ATGACCTGCAATAATGCTGGTTGTCCTAGATGGGTATTTGTGCTCTATCTCATAATTCAAGGCAAGCTTTATACTAGAGATAGATTGCTAAAAAGGGGCATGATCAATGACCAAACATGTCCAGTATGTGAAGCTACTGAGGAATCCATTCAGCACCTCTTTTTTGAATGTCCTATCTCTTCTTATATCTGGTGCAAAATTCTTAAATGGCAAGGTTATACTAGACAGGCAATGAGATGGCATGATGAGTTGCAATGGGCTGTGAAATTTGCTGCAAACAAGAGCTCTAAGGCAGAGATATATAGGATGGCGATGGATGCCACTGTCTACTACATATGGCAACTCAGAAACAACAGTCTTTCCGAATCCATCCAAGACTGGTGA